In Elaeis guineensis isolate ETL-2024a chromosome 1, EG11, whole genome shotgun sequence, a genomic segment contains:
- the LOC105037768 gene encoding pentatricopeptide repeat-containing protein At3g29230-like, with protein sequence MPLHFTNECIGFKVEFDVRTLKMEQKMIKVLQKVTTLTELKQTHLQIIAHGLGESNHLLPKLMDLSLVLHSLDYAIQVFESAQNPNVVVYNTMIKCFIEKRYQNEAFSTYNKMRALGIFPNNFTSTFLLKACESLESLEWCKGVHGQITKCGFALDVFVQNALLNVYSKCSMTVDMARQVFDDMPQRDVVSWNSIVGACMTRGEMAQAMALFELMPERNIISWNTVIAGLSRGGDMASAQLVFDRMTTRNTISWNTMISGYMMSGDIVAARSLFDQMVDKDVVSWTAMISGYTKAGDLESARELFDHMPVKNVVSWNAMIAGYNQNYQFNEALHMFQWMLLDGKFPPDEATLTSVVSACADLGSLEHGNWIHSYIKRNNVQLTVALGNALIDMFAKCGDVKSSELVFHQMTRRCVITWTTMISGFAFSGHCREALTLFSKMCREGIEPDDVIFIAVLSACTHGGLVEEGKAIFDQMVRQYRIKPRMEHYGCMVDLLGRAGRLDEAVRFIESMPMEPSVVIWATLLSSCVTHGARELVDFVNRKIVDLEPSNPGYQVLISNSSALEGIWEGVLNVRAMMHQEGIKKVPGCSSIQVGGEVHEFLVKDTKHEKRKEIYEALDGLTKLMRQVGYVPYRTRYGLLQ encoded by the coding sequence ATGCCCCTTCACTTCACTAACGAATGCATAGGCTTCAAAGTGGAATTTGACGTGAGAACACTGAAAATGGAGCAGAAGATGATCAAAGTCCTTCAAAAGGTGACAACTTTGACGGAATTGAAGCAAACACATCTCCAAATCATAGCCCATGGACTTGGAGAAAGCAATCATCTTCTTCCCAAGCTAATGGATCTCTCTTTGGTCCTCCACTCTCTTGACTATGCCATTCAAGTCTTTGAGAGTGCTCAAAATCCAAATGTTGTGGTCTATAACACCATGATCAAATGTTTCATTGAGAAAAGGTACCAAAATGAGGCCTTTTCAACTTACAATAAGATGAGGGCTTTGGGAATTTTCCCCAACAACTTCACCTCCACCTTCCTGCTTAAAGCCTGTGAATCTTTAGAGTCTTTGGAGTGGTGCAAAGGGGTCCATGGCCAGATAACAAAGTGTGGATTTGCGCTTGATGTCTTTGTTCAAAATGCCCTTTTGAATGTCTACTCCAAATGTAGTATGACGGTAGACATGGCCCGTCAAGTTTTTGATGATATGCCTCAAAGAGATGTAGTTTCCTGGAATTCTATCGTTGGAGCATGTATGACACGTGGGGAGATGGCGCAGGCGATGGCTTTGTTTGAGTTGATGCCAGAAAGGAACATTATATCTTGGAATACTGTTATTGCTGGTCTTTCTAGAGGTGGAGACATGGCTTCGGCACAATTAGTCTTTGATAGGATGACAACAAGGAATACTATTTCATGGAATACCATGATTTCTGGTTACATGATGAGTGGCGACATTGTAGCTGCACGATCATTGTTTGATCAGATGGTGGACAAAGATGTTGTTTCATGGACAGCCATGATCTCAGGTTACACTAAAGCTGGCGACTTAGAATCTGCCAGAGAGCTCTTTGATCATATGCCAGTTAAAAATGTGGTTTCATGGAATGCGATGATTGCAGGGTACAACCAGAACTATCAATTCAATGAGGCATTGCATATGTTTCAGTGGATGCTGCTAGATGGGAAGTTCCCACCAGATGAGGCTACTCTGACCAGTGTTGTCTCTGCCTGTGCTGACCTGGGCAGCCTCGAACATGGTAACTGGATCCATTCTTATATAAAGAGGAATAATGTCCAACTTACAGTTGCATTAGGAAATGCACTAATAGACATGTTTGCAAAGTGTGGAGATGTGAAGAGTTCGGAGTTGGTATTCCATCAGATGACAAGAAGGTGTGTAATTACATGGACAACAATGATTTCAGGTTTTGCTTTCAGTGGCCACTGCAGAGAAGCTTTGACTCTTTTCAGTAAAATGTGTAGAGAGGGAATAGAACCAGATGATGTCATTTTTATTGCTGTTCTTTCTGCATGCACTCATGGAGGGCTTGTTGAAGAAGGTAAGGCTATATTTGATCAAATGGTGAGGCAGTATAGAATCAAGCCAAGAATGGAACATTATGGATGCATGGTGGATCTCCTTGGCCGAGCAGGAAGATTAGATGAAGCAGTTAGGTTTATTGAGAGCATGCCCATGGAACCCAGTGTGGTTATATGGGCGACTTTACTCAGTTCTTGTGTCACGCATGGAGCTAGGGAGTTGGTCGATTTTGTGAATCGAAAGATTGTTGACTTAGAGCCATCGAATCCTGGGTATCAGGTGCTAATTTCAAATTCTAGTGCCTTAGAAGGAATTTGGGAGGGAGTTCTGAATGTCCGTGCGATGATGCATCAGGAGGGAATTAAAAAAGTGCCTGGTTGCAGCTCGATACAAGTGGGTGGAGAGGTCCATGAGTTTCTAGTTAAGGATACTAAGcatgagaagaggaaagagatctATGAGGCCTTGGATGGACTAACAAAATTGATGAGGCAAGTGGGCTATGTTCCCTATAGAACTCGATATGGCTTATTACAATAA